From Palaemon carinicauda isolate YSFRI2023 chromosome 29, ASM3689809v2, whole genome shotgun sequence, one genomic window encodes:
- the LOC137622636 gene encoding putative uncharacterized protein DDB_G0282281, producing MFKHEYEHSENSGYKHSEINGYKHSENNGYKHSKINGYKHSENNGYKHSEINGYKHSENSGYKHSENNGCKHSENNGYKHSKINGYKHSENNGYKHSENNGYKHSENNGYKHSEINGYKHSENSGYKHSENNGCKHSENNGYKHSKINGYKHSENNGYKHSENNGYKPSENNGYKHSEINGYKHSENSGYKHSENNGCKHSENNGYKHSKINGYKHSENNGYKHSENNGYKHSENNG from the exons ATGTTTAAACACGAGTATgag CATAGTGAAAATAGTGGCTATAAGCATAGCGAAATTAACGGCTATAAGCATAGCGAAAATAACGGCTATAAGCATAGCAAAATTAACGGCTATAAGCATAGCGAAAATAATGGCTATAAGCATAGCGAAATTAACGGCTATAAGCATAGTGAAAATAGTGGCTATAAGCATAGCGAAAATAACGGCTGTAAGCATAGCGAAAATAACGGCTATAAGCATAGCAAAATTAACGGCTATAAGCATAGCGAAAATAATGGCTATAAGCATAGTGAAAATAACGGCTATAAGCATAGCGAAAATAACGGCTATAAGCATAGCGAAATTAACGGCTATAAGCATAGTGAAAATAGTGGCTATAAGCATAGCGAAAATAACGGCTGTAAGCATAGCGAAAATAACGGCTATAAGCATAGCAAAATTAACGGCTATAAGCATAGCGAAAATAATGGCTATAAGCATAGTGAAAATAACGGCTATAAGCCTAGCGAAAATAACGGCTATAAGCATAGCGAAATTAACGGCTATAAGCATAGTGAAAATAGTGGCTATAAGCATAGCGAAAATAACGGCTGTAAGCATAGCGAAAATAACGGCTATAAGCATAGCAAAATTAACGGCTATAAGCATAGCGAAAATAA